The Macrobrachium rosenbergii isolate ZJJX-2024 chromosome 8, ASM4041242v1, whole genome shotgun sequence genome includes a region encoding these proteins:
- the LOC136841129 gene encoding ctenidin-3-like produces the protein MRGGGGGGGGGGRGGGGGGGGGGGGGGGGGISGLEEWVERRRGNFGLGGMGGGGRGISGFEEEEEEDEEEEEEEFLVWRNGWKGGGGISGLEEEEEEEFLVWRNGWKGGGGISGLGEKCGEEGRGRGGGIIPGLGKGKVWGGGGKEGMK, from the coding sequence atgagaggaggaggaggaggaggaggaggaggagggaggggaggaggaggaggaggaggaggaggaggaggaggaggaggaggaggagggatttcTGGTTTAGAGGAATGGgtggaaaggaggagaggaaattTCGGGCTTggaggaatgggaggaggaggaagaggaatttcGGGTttcgaggaagaggaggaggaggatgaggaggaggaggaggaggaatttctGGTTTGGAGGAATgggtggaaaggaggaggaggaatttcgggtttggaggaggaggaggaggaggaatttctGGTTTGGAGGAATgggtggaaaggaggaggaggaatttcgGGTTTGGGGGAAAAGTGTGGAGAGGAGggtaggggaagaggaggaggaataattcCGGGTTTGGGGAAGGGAAAGGTATGGGGAGGTGGgggaaaggaaggaatgaagtAG